CACGGTCAGTTTTCAatctttcaactttttttttcttttgaatcaAAACCTGTATTAGTTTTCCTCAAATAACAGCCGGTTTTTTATTCTCAGCTTCGTTCCAATAAAAGGCATTTAGGTTCGGGTTTGTTTCTCTCAGGACTCACTGATTTACCAGATCCGAGTTCACCAAGTCTCAATTTTGGGCACACTGGCGTTGAATTTTCATTCTCCAAAAAAACTGGGTTTTTTCTTGTAACTTCGAAAAATTCCAGCTGGGCAACCAGTGGTTCTActaatccctttttttttctgAGAATTAGGGTTTCCAAGAAAAAAAAGCATTGGAGGAACTAGTTCCTTTTTAGGGTTTGCCACTTGGGTATAAGGAAAGTTTTAGTGTACATTGAGGAATTGGTTTGAAATTGTTTCGGTTTTGTGCTGATCTGGGAGAATCCGGAATTTGAAGGGGTATTGAATTGTAGACATGTTCTATGGTGCGGTGGTATGGGATCCTTGGCTTATTGTAGCCCAAATTGTTTGCCTTCAATGTTTATACTACCTTACTCTTGGAGTTTTCTTATCGTTTCTTGTTGGCATTCGCGTTTCTCGTATGAGTTTGGTCTATTTCTTTGACTTTGCATCGGTTACTACCTCTACCGTTACAGGCTGGTGTGTCATTGCTTCCTTTCTGCTCAGCTCAATTGCGGGGTGAGAATACAATTTCAATCTTGTCTTTTATAACTATGATTCATTTGTATGCTTCTTCAGGTCTGCTATCTTGAAATTTTGATTGTATTTATAGAACAAATGCTAGGGTTTTAATTTGCTGCATTTCAGATTTATTACTTATTAAATTTGCTTGAACATGAATACTTGATTTCAAGATGAATGATATTTAAAAGTTCTGCAGAACTAGGCCTAACTTATTTAAAAACTAGTTTGTGTGCTTTATAGCACCTTTGGGTTATGATTTAACTAAAAAATCTCCATTTCTCTTGTTTTTTCCCTTGATTATAGATTTTAGGACTGGCTTGGATCAATGTACAGATTACATTGTATGGTTGTGATATTTGTCTGTGTCATTTGTTCTATGATATCTATAAAGGTTAACATAAGAATATCTAagcttgaaaagttattaattatGGTTATTTTTGCTTATACGGTTTGTGTCCTGTATGAGGGAGGTGTTTTTAGTTCTGAATTAGATATTGCTTCTGTGAAGATCTAATTTTAACCTAAGTTATATTTTATATGTTCAGATACATGTCACTTGAAGTAAATTATATAAGAAGTTCTGAGATGATAATAATATTTGGCGTTTTCTAAACTGAGCTCATTTTAACTTCAATTTTGCTTTATTTGGATCTATGCAGCGCTGGGTATATGCTTTATTTGATTGAAAGGGCAAAGAAATGCTTAGATTTTTCAGCCACACTCTATATTATACATCTTTTTATATGCATCATGTATGGAGGTTGGCCTTCCTCAATAACATGGTGGGTTGTGAATGGTACTGGAGTTGCAGTGATGGCTTTGCTAGGTGAATATTTATGCATTAGACGGGAACTCAGAGAGATTCCCATAACACGATATCGATCAAGTAAGAAATAATtcctaaatatgttaaattgatttCTTAAGATAAGTGTaatgtagaatatatatatatattcaagtcATTCTTTCTTGCATTTGTAAGATTGCTATTCATCTCCCTGCTCTACTTAATATATTCTGTTCAATGCTTTTCTGCCACATTAATTCTGTATCTGGTAAATAAGCAAAAGAATAGAAGTTGTTGAACTATGTCAAGTTAAAACATAAATGATTGAAAGACTTACCTGAGACCTTGCTAGTTTATGGTTGAACTTAGTATTTACATTTGCTCTTTTCAGTTAACAATTCTTTCTTTGGTTCCTCAATTGAAATATATTGGCTGACTTTTATCTGATGCAGATGTTTGACTGATAAAGAATCAGGTATGAAGAAATTCCTTGTGGCATTAAAATACATTGTTTCCCAATGCTTTGAAggatataattatttaaaaaccaaATATAATCCGCAATGAGAAAGATGAAAGAGAGCAACCATGAAAGTTTGGGATAGTGATGCTGAGGTGATATGAAGCTGAAGGCATTCATTTGGGTTTGATCTTTGAGAACTGTTTTCATATTTTGGCTGCATAGCTGATTAGTTTTTTAGTTTTTTAAGTCTGCATATGATTAGATAAATTTGGGGTTATCTGACCTAAGTATTTTCTTGATCTACagtttatttaattacttttttccTTTTCTGCTTTCAAGCATTTGCCACACATGTTAAGTATAAATGATGTGATTTGCTTGTGGATAATATCTTTGATTTTAGGGTAAACTTCTAAAattagatatttttatttttgttaatttggtGACCGCTATTAATTAAATtgatcaatttaattattttttattttttccttatttctttcgttcctttttttttcttaccTTTCTCTCTCCTCTCCTTTTCCCCCATATTCTTCCTTAAATCCAACACACAAATGCAATGACAGTTATTCCAAATGAAAATCCAGAATGCTGAGCGGAATGAGCAACCGTTGGTGTTTGAAGTGGCTATGAAAGCAATGTCGATGATGGAAATAAGCAAAATCCATATCAATAACAACCCGTGTTGTGCGGTCTGCAAGAGCAATTCTGGTTAGGGGTCAAAGTTCTTAATATGCCTTGGGATAATTTGTATCATTCCAACTGCATACTCTCATGGCTTCAATTATGAAACTCAAGCTTTGTTGCCACAAATTACCCGCCAACGTTGACGGTAATGAAGAAGCCGAAATCGATTGTGTATATTCAAATTTGGGTGAGATTCTAGCTGGGCTGATTGTTTGGAGGTTACCCGGCAAAGGGTTTGCAATGGATAGGTTTCCAAGAAGAATTAGAGGAGGCGGAGAGAATAGAGATTTTTTAATGGTTTACACAGAAGTGGACGGTGGTTTTAGCGATGGAGGGTTGCGACAAAGGGTTTCATGGGTGAACCAAGGTCATAAAGGGAGGCAAAAAGGacgggttttttctttttttcttttggggACTTTTTTTGTGAGAGGATTGTCTTACTGGTTCAAGTTCTTCTAATTTTAGGTTAGTTTCTAGTATTTTTAAACCCTAGATTGTGAAATCTCAAATCATCCGTAAATATTGAGGAAACATAAAAATGGGTGTCTCTCAATTTACTACATTTTTGTCAAGAATTGAGAGCATTCAAATAAAAAGAatggaaaagaaagaaaggaaaataaataaattaataattgtaTTTAACAGTGGAATAGTGAATTTGATAgcaatttagttaatttaattaacaacAATGATCAAAATAACAATAAGAAAAAATTAATTATAGAGTGATTAATGAGTAACTTATCCTAAAGTATGATGAGTATGAAATGAAAACCTTGACATGTGAACAATAATATATACAAGGTCTATATAGCCATAAAATTTCGATACCAAGCCATTGCATTCCCGAACGCTTAGAAGACattgaatttttgaaaaaaaaaatttatcaatGTCAAAATGTTTTTCAGTATGTTATATGTCACTTGAGTTAATACTATATTATAGGCTCAATCTTCAGTATTATTagaatattttttatttcattttagtaATTGAATTTTATCTCGTTAATCGACCTTAATAAAAGGTTGATTGATCAGAACGTGTTATGTTATCAATAACATGACAAGTTGACCAATAATGTGACATGTTAATCAAGTTGATTGATGACATGGTATATTGACCGACTTTGACTGatcaatattattaaaaataaaaattagtaaaaattattttaaaaatttaattttaaaaaaaatcttaaaattgaaaaatcttaaaaatttgttaagttttATTAAGAATTATAATAATtacaataattttttaaaaattataaaatattgaattttttaaaactaTTATAAAAAAGAGCACAATATTATTCAAATAAAGAGATTAAAATTCATCCCTATGCTCATTGCAATGACAAATTTTATGTGTTATTTGATTAATTTGTCCTCACTACctaattgaaaatttttcaataaaatgttTGGAACATTTtggtaaataaattaaattttaaattaaaaacaagcaTTAAATTCAAATATTTGAAGACAGATTTaagaaaaattgtaaaaatgtaattcCTCAAGATTATCTGGTATTCGACCTAATGAAGAACAGATAATTCTAAGTTTTAGAAATCTTCAATTTTGTTTTCAATATTTTTGAGTTCTAGTTTAACTATCTTTGTTTATGTATTAATATTTTTGCTGAATATTAATACACAGTCAAGTTAGCCATGGATTAGTCATATTAATGACAGAGTATCTCTATAGGCAATTGTAGTAATCCAGAAATTCTGATAGAAAAATATGTCCTTTCTTTAGAAAAACCAATTCTTTTGCAAGCTTTCCCTCCGACCAATCCCAAAAGTCTGACCAAACCTCAAATGGCATTGTTAATGAACAAGAACATTATGAAAATGTTCCCCAAAGATTTGATAATTGAACTCTCTCAAGAATTCCAACAAAcaaaatttataagaaaataacTTTTGAAACTTTAAATGCTTTTTATAGTTATGTTATAAAGACAAAAGAAAAAGTTTACCTATTAAAAAAGAATATAAAACAATCCAATTATTAGATTGTTTTTTGGTTACTCAACTAGGACCCATTTTAtttttagtcactcaactatgttttttattttttaaaatggtTACCTAACTAATCAAGATTGTTTTTTGGTCCATTTCTGTTAATTGCACTAACGAGAGAGTGATGTGGCAGTTGAAAAATAGgtgtaataacaaatttagcctttaatttttacatattatatcgatttagtcataatttttaaaaaattaatcctaaaaatttataaatggtctcaatttgatcctaattctaaaaactttaaagaaacatataaaaatatttttaaatatatatataaattaaaaaatttattgacaaataataatatataaaattttaaaaatataaaaatacataaatatattttaaaaataataataaatttaaattttatattaatgtaGTAGAGATTCTTTGGCCACTAGTGCTAGTAGTACTGGGAAGTCTAGTACCCCATTTTCAAACTTGTATTGTACATAGCCACCCCCACCtttcttcacaaaatttaatGTAATGACTCAAATTTTAAGGTCATTGAAAAAGTGAGTTTTAgattttcgactttgaaaattagattcgtaaatatttattagaaatatttacaaagttaagtaagaggttaattagattttaattaagtaaatttagcttaattagggTTAAAtaagtatatggattaaattgaataaagtgtgaaagtttaattataaactataaaaagtcaagggattaaattagcaaataagcctatatgacaagtgtgtggtaggtataaatacatgtgtattattttaattggtacaaatgtatgtatatatatatatttacttattatataagtaaatagtaatataaagtaaaatatattatattatataattataacatattgattaaataaaagaaataaaacataataataataataataataataataataataataataataataataataataataaagaaagaaagaaagaaggcaCGATtagcagggaaagaaagaaggaaaaagggaaagaaaaagaaaagggaaaatttggGTTTTAAGATTTCAagtttgattggtaagttaatttaatccattttcttgtaattttggtgtctatgaaatcctaggaagaaatactatttgaattatgttgaaatttaggaaGATACTGAATTTTTATATGTTGATTAAGTTGTATAAATTGaaaattatgagataaaatgatagaaattcaagttagaagtgggagaaggattaaataataaaagagatataagttttgttatagtagggactaaattgtttaaattgtagaattgatgttttatattgaatatgaagagttgaaacttgtttaaagtgataatttaatgaaaatataggatttattttgaagaaagagaatggttatggtggaaggactaactTGGAATTTATGTAAAAGCTACATGGAAATAAAAGAGTGTGTTATCAAATAACatacattgataattttaaatgttaaattttatgtagccaacatagcaccggaaacgtcatcgaaaaagggaaaagagaaagtgaacgaggatatcgagtaaactcgagaatttcggtttgtatttctataaactatgcttaataatttaataaatgtaattgttatttctttttaattaattagtatgtatgataaatattgTGATAGAAAATTGTTACTGTTTCTATATTAAAATGAAATGATTcaaaaccctattaacagtgttaGGCTaaatcggatatagttggcatgccataggattggaagtgtttagggatacTCCGAATGTGTGtcaatgagacactatatgtgtcgactcatcATTATCGTTCAATTGTTCAAGAGGTACTCAGACTGACCGTTCAATTCAATGAAACACCGTATGATATCccgtgtgtgggttggatccgtatccgcccgtgtccgagttatgttagtAGGGTAAATAAAAGTATCAAGACAAATCTTCGATCGCTATTGATTATGTGGATGTGGATCGTTATATGATTATTAAAAGGTATCGaatgatatgaaatatatataaagaatTGCTTAATTACATTTAAGTGCTATAAGATGAAGACAAGAGATTAAGCTATTAAGATTATGAAAGTAAATGTTTTGAGTTACAATACAGATATACGGCTTATTATTGTTCTAagcattagtttatagaaatactactgagtgtatactcagcgtacggtttgttttccgTGCACAGGATTAGGTACGAAAGAAAGTtaaggactcagcatccaagccaatcccgaactcaaagtggtgaagtacctttcttttggtaaaatggcatgtacctaggctgataagattttattttgtaaatgataagaatgagcatgaaagatgttgaaacatggtatgaaatatgcatattttggaagttaaacttacatgagtttgactagtatgataatgcagtataatttttatatgaattgtgatacataatccttaagaggtattgaagtgaatgaatgaatattttcTAAGTTTGAATGACATAATtaatgatatttgatttaagaactattagtaaatgtttgggcgtgaattagatgtgtttagcatgtgaaaatagctttaaaatggtcaaaaatcatgttttcacacggccaagtcacatgggcgtgtgctcaggccgtgtggctctcTGTTTATGTCACACGGGCTGTCCCCACAGTCGTATGTGCAAGTCAGATCTGCCCATGGCCTGGCCCCATAGTCATGGGAACCCCACaggctggccacacggccatgtcccaagccacacgggcgtgtgccattaTCTTCAAGGTAAAATTTCCAAAGTTACCGGTTTATTCCCGAATtacttctaaagcatgtattgggccctGTAGACCCATTTTAGGGACTTTATAGTGTAATTTGAGAAGTTTCgatttggaatgcaaatttatgactcgattttgtataaatgctagtgtataagttcggtaatacctcgtaaccctattctggtgacggtttgaggttagggggtgttacatttaatgtatgtaaataaatatatagttttctttaaaaatatttgtgtatttatatatattaattttttttagaattaggattaaattgagaatatttgtaaatttttagggttaatttattaaaattataattaacttTATATAAtatgtaattaactaaatttgttattataccgaTTTTTCTAACTACTATGTCAGCTTGTTGTTCGTGATTTTAGCTGAAGTGATCATAATGACCGAACTATGTAAAGTTGGtgcttaaattgtaatttttttattttgggtgcctaaaatgaaaatattttatagcTGGGTGACTATCTATttagtttaccttaaaaaaacatatgtttgaaattaataataaaaggtatgtatttaaaaataacatagaaTAAACAATGAAATGTATTGTAACACTCTGGTTCTAGTAGGTACTAGGTTTGGCGTATAGTCCTAAGGTAGTATGCTTGGTAAAGTAGGCTTTCCTCAAGTGCATCTTTCGACGTATAGAGCGGGCATGTATAGTTATGTGGTCAAGTTAATAAAGGTTCCTTGTCAGGTGGCTATGTTAGTTGGAATAAGATTAATGGCCAAGTAAAATGGTATCGAGAGTATGAGTTCAGGTCACGAATATAATAAGTTCGTTAACTGTGGTACTGTGCAAGTTAAGTTACAAGGTAAGTTGGTTAGGAACCAATTGACTGTGAACCTAATAATTAAAAGATAAGGTAATACTCAATTAGGTTTTTGAAAGTTACAGATTTTTTTATAAGACAATTCAGTAATGATGTGATGTTTTTCAAGTTCCCATAAGGACTTAGATTATAATAATGGATATTTAAGTTTGGGAAAAGGGGAGTTCTCTTCTTCTTTCTTAAAAAATATGGTTATCTAAGGTTTGAGGAATCGAAGACATTTCTTTAAACTAAAGTTGAGATCTCGAATTTTATCAGTGATTACCCCATGTCAAGGTAAGTTTTATGACTCTGCATGTTATGCTATGAAAGAGTAGTTCTGTAAAAGTGCATGAATAGTAAGATGAAGAAGTAAAACTTTGTATAGGGTTCATTTGGGTttgagatgtaacacccctaacccgtatccgtcgccggaataaggttacgaggtaTTGCTGATCAATACACttcatttaacatacatttatcaaacataaagcattcattctcataaatcattcaacacaatcacattgtcccttataagggcctacgaggccttaaacatggtttataagtggttcgggactaaatcgataacatatgaaaattttagaaacataGAAAAGTTTCAaccatacaagggtcacacgcctgtgcgaACAGGTCGTGTGTTTCACATGGCTCCAGACACACACGTGTCTCAAGTCgtatggaaacagggcatacatactgacttgggtcacatggccaaccacatgcccgtgtgtctagcccgtgtgccattCGAAGTGGCCGCACACtcccgtgtaccaggccgtgtgctaagccatgctaaaactgtagggtatactgacttatgcaacacggccaagtcacaagcccgtgtactaggccgtatgCCAATTAGGGAGTATTCTGACTTGTACCATACGactagtcacacgcccgtgtgtgagaccatgtGCAGCAtattgacttcaattcaatttcagcactaggggacacacggccgtataacatgaccatgtgtcacacacggctaagacacaggcccgtgtctctgcccgtgtagacaaaaataggccatttgcaaggccaatttgccacccttattcatgtTCACCTaagcaaccaaaatggtaccatttcatcatacaattaggcagccaaaatcatcaaccaaatacacaattcatgccattataatttcatctattccaaatctcaaatcactaccatttactAAGCCAAATACATGCCAGAACAATATCAATCTATATAGTTCAATTACCATAATTCACACTTACATAAATTCCTTATAAATAACCACACACCATCTAAAATCATACCTCATCAAAGCATTTCTCAAACATTTTATACTCCACaatcaattaaccatttaagCAATTATAATACCATAACCACATTCataccaaacataccaaaataaaccatcacttatggctatatatacaaaccataacggcctaattttcagtggtgtcgaaatggtgatttgagatcactaaatccgacaagtaagattgaacaagatagtaatataatatttatgagtcaagtaagaatttagaagaatttgtgaattggtgaatttggtgaattaaatgaatttattaggtcaaatggGTAAAAAACGAGGTATTGAGGCctcaaatttgaaaatcgagccataaatatttttagaaatatttatggagtgtcattaagttagtattaaagtttggttgagaaattttaatgtttgggtagtcaattaaatataaaggactaaattgtaataaatgcaaaatttgctagaaggattaaatagctcaagtgttaaaagaaAGAGGATCTAAAcggaaattaagcctaaaagtgaaTAGGCTGGACAGCAAGGGCTAGAAAATCAGCAGAAAACTaagggaaataagggcaaaattggaaattttacaattttaacatataaaataaggacaaaattgaaaaacatataaaataaggacaaaattgaaaaatctagagatctcttcatattttctcagaaaaaatgccataggaggtctggagaaagctttttttttcatatttttacatcatgtgagtttatgtttttatgaattttacgattaggtccacttatagaattcattagtttttgattttttgggtgaaattggaagctaccctggctgagtaagagaattttatgatgaattattatgaaatttaagttctaatttcatattaaagtggttttattaagtaattttaatagaaaatggtatttaggacctaattgtgaaaaagttgtgaattagaggttggtgttgaaattaagaatataaaaggttgtgaaatagtttataatgataaaataaagtgttaattgagaaaaattagttcaattgatgggtgaattgagcaaggactaaattgtaaaaattataaattttagggTTAAAGTGAATTTAAAAAGTTGAagagcataaattgtgaaatgaaatataaatgaaataaatactaatgagtgaaaatattttatattatagatcaagaatccaaagacaaacgaggaaaagaaaaatttgCGGAATAGTTCCTAGATTTCGAAATCTTCTACAAATCAGccgagtaagttcatatggttgaatgtacatgtttatttgtgaacaattaaatgatataatgtgttattatttaTGAATTTACTGTGGGATtgtgaaaattatgttaaaatgaaAGAATAAAGGTGGAAATTCAAATTAAGAAAAACACAGGATTGAGTATGTTCGTATCGTGACATgtaatgaattgatggataagaccatggttgatccatggaaaagtgtgaaacgtaggtatggtatcatctaTACTGAGTTgagaaacgtaggtatgg
The Gossypium arboreum isolate Shixiya-1 chromosome 10, ASM2569848v2, whole genome shotgun sequence genome window above contains:
- the LOC108488344 gene encoding uncharacterized protein LOC108488344, whose product is MFYGAVVWDPWLIVAQIVCLQCLYYLTLGVFLSFLVGIRVSRMSLVYFFDFASVTTSTVTGWCVIASFLLSSIAGAGYMLYLIERAKKCLDFSATLYIIHLFICIMYGGWPSSITWWVVNGTGVAVMALLGEYLCIRRELREIPITRYRSNV